Proteins encoded by one window of Bacteroidota bacterium:
- a CDS encoding DUF2461 domain-containing protein — MIIFQKQTLKFLAQLDKNNNKPWFEQHRPEFEAAKANFLEFNTELISKMQKMDNSLLGLDPKKTVFRINRDVRFSKDKSPYKNNMGTAMSKGGKNMMTAGYYFHLQPGNKSFAAIGSYMPAPEILQSIRQEIDYDLEAFKKIIQAASFKKYFDGFDDIERLKTVPKGYTIDNPAIEYLKNRSFVVSKYFTDKEVQSPDFLSELLKCYKAAYPLVLFLHRAEK; from the coding sequence ATGATAATATTTCAAAAGCAAACCTTGAAATTTCTTGCTCAACTCGACAAAAACAACAACAAACCATGGTTTGAGCAGCACAGGCCTGAGTTTGAGGCAGCCAAAGCCAACTTTTTGGAATTCAATACCGAACTTATATCCAAAATGCAAAAAATGGACAATTCCCTTCTGGGGTTGGATCCTAAAAAAACGGTTTTCAGAATCAACAGGGATGTGCGGTTCTCGAAGGATAAAAGTCCTTATAAAAATAACATGGGAACTGCCATGAGTAAAGGGGGAAAAAATATGATGACAGCGGGATATTATTTCCATTTACAGCCAGGCAATAAATCATTTGCCGCAATTGGTTCCTATATGCCGGCACCGGAAATTTTGCAGAGTATAAGGCAAGAAATTGATTACGATCTCGAAGCCTTTAAAAAAATTATACAGGCTGCTTCGTTTAAAAAATATTTTGATGGATTTGATGATATTGAAAGATTAAAAACTGTTCCTAAAGGATATACCATCGATAATCCGGCAATTGAATATCTTAAGAACAGAAGTTTTGTTGTCTCCAAATACTTTACAGATAAGGAAGTTCAATCACCCGATTTTTTAAGTGAGCTTCTTAAATGTTACAAGGCAGCTTATCCTTTGGTCTTATTTTTACACAGGGCGGAAAAATGA